In Opitutus sp. ER46, the following are encoded in one genomic region:
- the treZ gene encoding malto-oligosyltrehalose trehalohydrolase, producing the protein MSTTELLLSLKPVTDGSGDEFLPVGAHVTEAGVVYRVWAPDHEQVSVAIGDGPEPSRQLALAPEGDGTFSGVDPEGRAGDRYWFVIGNQRVPDPASRFQPLGVEAPSEVIDPRVYNWITRGWRPPAFRGRVIYELHVGTFTAEGTFAAAIDRLDALAELGVNAIELMPVAEFAGTRNWGYDGVLLFAPSHTYGHPDELRAFVDAAHARGLAVILDVVYNHLGPVGNVLPRLGRGYMHHERANDWGQSLNFDGPDAEPVRRFFLQNACQWLDEFRIDGLRLDALHAIHDHSPSHIVAEIAAAVHVRGGFVIGEDERNDAAAITPRTDGGWGLDAVWSDDFHHTIRVALTRQQEAHFGSYSGTPEEWATTLRDGWLYSGQHYRQWNAPRGTPAAHVPPERFVFCISNHDQVGNRPLGERLHQVISPEAYRAVSMLLCLGPYTPMLFMGQEWAARAPFPYFTDQPGEIGATIRAGRLKEFRERKAVYPDDVLARMPDPQAEATFRGAKLDWGERKAPGHRETLRLYRACLRLRAEHLVFQSADRDLWRVEQLGDVLAIRWGDPEQDWLLLFALTTPDARIVDDAFARPRAGRRWRLVLASNETRFGGAGAQEATGGENGELVLGSPGAMLLRET; encoded by the coding sequence ATGTCCACCACCGAACTGCTGCTGTCCCTCAAGCCCGTGACCGATGGCTCCGGCGACGAATTTCTCCCGGTGGGCGCCCATGTGACCGAGGCCGGTGTCGTTTACCGCGTCTGGGCGCCCGACCACGAGCAAGTCTCCGTCGCCATCGGCGACGGCCCGGAGCCCTCCCGGCAACTCGCGCTCGCGCCCGAGGGCGATGGCACCTTCTCCGGCGTCGATCCCGAGGGCCGGGCCGGCGACCGGTACTGGTTCGTTATCGGCAACCAACGGGTGCCTGATCCAGCGTCGCGCTTCCAGCCGCTCGGCGTCGAAGCCCCCTCCGAAGTGATTGATCCCCGCGTTTACAACTGGATCACGCGCGGCTGGCGTCCACCCGCCTTCCGCGGCCGCGTCATCTACGAGTTGCACGTCGGCACCTTTACCGCCGAGGGCACCTTCGCCGCCGCCATCGACCGGCTCGACGCCCTGGCGGAGCTGGGCGTGAACGCGATCGAACTCATGCCGGTCGCCGAGTTCGCCGGCACCCGCAACTGGGGCTACGACGGCGTCCTGCTGTTCGCCCCGTCGCACACCTACGGGCACCCGGACGAGTTGCGCGCCTTCGTCGATGCCGCGCACGCCCGCGGCCTCGCGGTGATCCTCGACGTCGTGTACAACCACCTCGGCCCGGTGGGCAACGTGCTGCCGCGCCTTGGCCGCGGCTACATGCACCACGAGCGCGCCAACGACTGGGGCCAGTCGCTGAACTTCGACGGCCCCGACGCCGAGCCGGTGCGCCGCTTCTTCCTCCAGAACGCCTGCCAGTGGCTCGACGAATTTCGCATCGACGGGCTCCGGCTCGACGCCCTGCACGCGATCCACGACCACTCGCCGTCGCATATCGTCGCGGAGATCGCGGCCGCGGTGCACGTGCGCGGCGGTTTCGTGATCGGTGAGGATGAGCGCAACGACGCGGCCGCGATCACGCCCCGCACCGACGGAGGCTGGGGGCTCGACGCGGTGTGGTCCGACGATTTTCACCACACGATCCGGGTCGCGCTGACCCGCCAGCAGGAGGCGCACTTCGGCAGCTACAGCGGCACACCGGAGGAATGGGCGACCACGCTGCGGGACGGCTGGCTGTACTCGGGACAGCATTACCGCCAGTGGAACGCGCCGCGCGGCACGCCCGCCGCGCACGTGCCGCCGGAGCGGTTCGTGTTCTGCATCTCCAACCACGACCAGGTCGGCAACCGCCCCCTCGGCGAGCGGCTCCACCAGGTGATTTCGCCCGAAGCCTATCGCGCGGTGTCGATGCTGCTCTGCCTCGGGCCGTATACCCCGATGCTCTTCATGGGCCAGGAATGGGCCGCGCGTGCGCCGTTCCCGTACTTCACCGATCAACCGGGAGAGATCGGCGCGACGATCCGCGCCGGTCGGCTCAAGGAGTTTCGCGAGCGCAAGGCCGTCTACCCCGACGACGTCCTCGCCCGAATGCCGGATCCGCAGGCCGAGGCGACCTTCCGGGGCGCCAAGCTGGATTGGGGCGAGCGGAAGGCGCCGGGGCACCGCGAGACGCTGCGCCTTTACCGGGCGTGCCTCCGCCTGCGCGCCGAGCATCTGGTGTTCCAGTCCGCCGACCGCGACCTGTGGCGCGTCGAGCAACTCGGCGACGTGCTTGCGATCCGGTGGGGCGATCCGGAACAGGACTGGCTCCTGCTGTTTGCGCTGACGACGCCCGACGCCCGTATCGTGGACGACGCCTTTGCGCGTCCGCGCGCGGGCCGGCGCTGGCGGCTGGTGCTCGCGAGCAACGAAACGCGCTTTGGCGGCGCCGGCGCGCAGGAAGCGACCGGCGGGGAGAATGGTGAACTCGTGCTGGGGAGCCCCGGGGCGATGCTCCTGCGGGAGACGTGA
- a CDS encoding glycoside hydrolase family 15 protein — protein sequence MKIEDYGFIGNMRTAALVGCDGSIDWLCLPRFDSNACMAALLGDESNGCWRIAPRDHKEPGRQRYWPDTLILETEFETPTGVARVIDFMPPHAKYREVIRVVEGVRGSVDMQMRLILRFDYGRTVPWMWKDAEGLNAVAGPDALNLRTAVPTHGENLSTMADFTVTEGERACFTLTWHPSHEMPPESIDPLRALNHTDLYWREWCARCSYRGEWREAVMRSLLTLKALTFAPTGGIMAAATTSLPEQLGGVRNWDYRFCWIRDATFTLFSLMEAGYTEEAKDWSLWLLRAVAGDPSQLQIMYGAAGERGLPEIELKHLKGYEGSRPVRIGNAASEQFQLDVYGELMDAMHLARQVGLRTGANSWRLQRHVLEFVERHWTEPDEGIWEIRGPRRHFTHSKVMAWVAADRAVKAVEEFNLEGDVERWRALRQAIFDDVCAHGYNAQRGCFTQHYDSEQIDASLLMIPLVGFLPATDPRVAGTIRAIQRELTFDGFVYRYHPTESGAVDGLPPGEGAFLPCTFWLVDCLHLMGETQQARKLFHRLLDLRNGLGLLAEEFDPRHGRLVGNFPQAFSHVALINTAQNLAPDVLGPAEIRGSTTAPPL from the coding sequence ATGAAGATCGAAGACTACGGATTCATCGGCAACATGCGCACGGCCGCGCTGGTCGGGTGCGATGGCTCGATCGACTGGCTGTGCCTGCCGCGCTTCGACTCCAACGCCTGCATGGCGGCGTTGCTCGGGGATGAGAGCAATGGCTGCTGGCGGATCGCGCCGCGCGACCATAAGGAGCCGGGCCGCCAGCGCTATTGGCCAGACACGTTGATTCTTGAAACCGAGTTCGAGACGCCGACCGGCGTCGCCCGCGTGATCGACTTCATGCCGCCGCACGCCAAATACCGCGAGGTGATCCGCGTGGTCGAAGGCGTGCGCGGCAGCGTCGACATGCAGATGCGGCTGATCCTGCGGTTCGACTATGGCCGCACCGTGCCGTGGATGTGGAAGGACGCCGAGGGCCTGAATGCCGTGGCCGGCCCCGATGCGCTGAACCTGCGCACCGCGGTGCCGACTCACGGCGAGAACCTGTCGACGATGGCCGACTTCACCGTCACCGAGGGCGAACGCGCCTGCTTCACGCTCACCTGGCACCCGTCCCACGAGATGCCGCCGGAGAGCATCGATCCCCTGCGCGCGCTGAACCACACCGACCTGTACTGGCGCGAGTGGTGCGCGCGCTGCAGCTACCGCGGTGAGTGGCGCGAGGCGGTCATGCGTTCGCTGCTGACGCTAAAGGCCCTGACGTTTGCCCCCACCGGAGGCATCATGGCCGCCGCCACCACCTCGCTGCCCGAGCAACTCGGCGGCGTGCGCAACTGGGATTACCGCTTCTGCTGGATCCGCGACGCCACGTTCACGCTCTTTTCGCTCATGGAGGCCGGCTACACCGAGGAGGCCAAGGACTGGAGCTTGTGGCTGCTGCGGGCCGTCGCCGGTGATCCCTCCCAGCTCCAGATCATGTACGGCGCCGCCGGCGAACGCGGCCTGCCCGAGATCGAGCTGAAGCATCTCAAGGGCTACGAGGGCTCCCGGCCGGTGCGCATCGGCAATGCCGCCTCGGAACAGTTCCAGCTCGACGTGTATGGGGAGCTCATGGACGCGATGCACCTCGCGCGGCAGGTCGGGCTACGCACAGGCGCGAACTCCTGGCGCCTCCAGCGGCACGTGCTCGAGTTCGTCGAGCGGCACTGGACCGAGCCGGACGAAGGCATCTGGGAAATTCGTGGCCCGCGCCGGCACTTCACCCACTCCAAGGTCATGGCCTGGGTCGCCGCTGATCGCGCCGTGAAGGCCGTCGAGGAGTTCAACCTCGAGGGTGATGTCGAACGCTGGCGGGCACTGCGCCAAGCGATCTTCGACGACGTGTGCGCGCACGGCTACAACGCGCAGCGCGGCTGCTTCACCCAGCACTACGACTCCGAGCAGATCGACGCCAGCCTCCTCATGATCCCGCTGGTCGGCTTCCTGCCGGCGACGGATCCGCGCGTCGCGGGGACGATCCGCGCCATCCAGCGCGAGCTCACCTTCGACGGGTTCGTGTACCGTTATCACCCGACCGAATCGGGGGCGGTCGACGGACTGCCTCCCGGGGAGGGCGCGTTCCTGCCGTGCACCTTCTGGCTCGTGGATTGCCTGCACCTGATGGGCGAGACGCAGCAGGCGCGAAAGCTCTTCCACCGGTTGCTCGATCTGCGCAACGGCCTCGGACTGCTCGCCGAAGAGTTCGACCCGCGACACGGGCGGCTCGTGGGCAACTTCCCCCAGGCGTTCTCGCACGTCGCGCTGATCAACACCGCGCAGAACCTCGCGCCCGACGTGCTCGGACCGGCCGAGATTCGCGGGTCGACGACCGCGCCGCCGCTGTAG
- a CDS encoding NAD(P)/FAD-dependent oxidoreductase has product MTAHSATIDVCIVGAGPAGLNAALVLGRCGRSVVVYDSGQPRNAASQGLRCFLSRDGINPHELRAIGRLEVGAYPSVTFIDAQVVAAKRSPYGFELVTSDGQSRACRILLLATGRVDVLPDRPGFRELYGRGVHHCPYCDGWEHRGQRIVAYGEYPAVADLALALLTWTPRVTVVVPEPGQASADDRRRLGEQRIEVAPADIASVEGTPEGGVTGAQLANGERIACDAVFFTSALPQRSALAENLGCEMDDGGSVVCRAHAATGVPGLYVAGNVRGGVHLAIMAAAEGAEAAIAINEELADNGLNPTEAVRPRQPTSGGDA; this is encoded by the coding sequence ATGACCGCCCACTCCGCCACGATCGACGTCTGCATCGTGGGCGCCGGACCTGCCGGACTGAACGCCGCGCTGGTCCTCGGCCGCTGCGGACGCAGCGTCGTGGTTTACGATTCCGGGCAGCCAAGGAACGCCGCTTCGCAAGGGCTGCGCTGTTTCCTGAGCCGGGACGGCATCAATCCCCACGAACTGCGCGCGATCGGGCGGCTCGAGGTTGGCGCGTATCCGTCGGTCACGTTCATCGATGCGCAGGTCGTCGCCGCGAAGCGCAGCCCGTATGGCTTCGAGCTGGTCACCTCCGACGGCCAGTCCCGCGCCTGCCGCATCCTCCTGCTCGCCACCGGACGCGTCGACGTCCTGCCCGACCGTCCGGGCTTTCGCGAACTCTACGGCCGCGGCGTGCACCATTGCCCGTACTGCGACGGCTGGGAGCACCGCGGGCAGCGGATCGTCGCGTACGGCGAGTATCCCGCCGTAGCCGACCTGGCACTCGCGTTGCTGACCTGGACACCCCGCGTGACCGTCGTCGTGCCCGAACCCGGGCAGGCATCGGCCGACGATCGGCGGCGGCTCGGCGAGCAGCGCATCGAGGTGGCGCCGGCAGACATCGCGAGCGTCGAGGGCACGCCGGAAGGCGGCGTCACCGGAGCGCAACTAGCCAATGGCGAGCGCATCGCGTGCGACGCCGTGTTCTTCACGTCGGCCCTGCCGCAACGCTCGGCGCTCGCCGAGAATCTTGGCTGCGAGATGGACGACGGCGGCTCGGTCGTCTGCCGGGCGCATGCCGCAACGGGAGTGCCGGGCTTGTACGTGGCGGGCAACGTGCGGGGCGGCGTTCACCTGGCGATCATGGCCGCGGCCGAGGGCGCGGAGGCCGCGATCGCGATCAATGAGGAGCTGGCGGACAACGGACTGAACCCGACGGAGGCGGTACGACCGCGACAGCCCACGTCCGGCGGCGACGCGTAG
- a CDS encoding amylo-alpha-1,6-glucosidase produces MSHAEQAELLTRQWLVTNALGGYASGTLSGAVSWRYHGLLIAALPAPFGRTLMLNHLEECLRFPDGHVVQFGGGEPSEAGAAPPPNRLVEFRLEDQMPVWSYLVEGVHVEKRLLMPNRQNTVHLTYRIQAPADGFWLELRPSVHFRAFEDSVSKAHSEHYEVRTRGHRYEIDSHEGYPPLRLAIDAEEFRFIQDGGTRREIIYARDAERGFESRGVLWSPGYFSIAVRAAPLTLIASTEDWHTLMALDAEAAFTTERDRLQRLIRQADPRARAGIGAELVLAADQFIVVPAGRVRDTARARAAGDELRSVIAGYHWFTDWGRDTMISLEGLTLVTGRHQEAAWILRAFAAYVRDGLIPNLFPEGRNDGLYHTADATLWFFHAIDRYTRVTGERNTLQSLLPLLRQIVDHHFRGTRYGIRVDPTDGLLIQGAEGYQLTWMDAKVGDWVVTPRRGKAVEINALWYNALRLLQGWLHAEDEPAAAELRAQADRARQSFNQRFWNPATECLFDVIDGEHGDDPAIRPNQLLSISLPNAVLDRSRWPAVLAMAERELVTPVGLRSLSPKHKDYRPKYSGDLRSRDAAYHQGTVWAWLIGPFIDAWLKLHPDDAAGARRFLEGFAPHLAEACVGSVSEIFDAEPPFDARGCIAQAWSVAEVLRTFVLTAPTGGSPPRP; encoded by the coding sequence GTGTCGCACGCCGAGCAGGCGGAGCTTCTCACGCGGCAGTGGCTCGTGACGAACGCGCTGGGCGGGTATGCCTCCGGCACGTTGTCGGGCGCCGTAAGCTGGCGTTACCACGGGCTGCTGATCGCCGCGCTGCCCGCGCCGTTTGGCCGCACGCTGATGCTCAACCACCTCGAGGAGTGTCTGCGCTTTCCCGACGGCCACGTCGTCCAGTTCGGTGGCGGCGAACCAAGCGAAGCCGGCGCCGCACCGCCCCCGAACCGGCTGGTCGAGTTTCGCCTTGAAGACCAGATGCCGGTCTGGAGCTACCTCGTCGAAGGCGTGCACGTCGAAAAACGCCTCCTGATGCCGAATCGCCAGAATACGGTTCACCTCACGTACCGCATCCAGGCGCCGGCCGACGGCTTCTGGCTCGAGCTCCGCCCGTCGGTGCACTTTCGCGCGTTCGAGGACAGCGTCAGCAAGGCCCACAGCGAGCACTACGAGGTCCGCACCCGCGGCCACCGCTACGAGATCGACTCGCACGAGGGCTACCCGCCGCTGCGGCTCGCGATCGACGCGGAGGAGTTTCGTTTCATCCAGGACGGTGGCACCCGGCGGGAGATCATCTACGCGCGCGACGCCGAGCGAGGGTTTGAATCGCGGGGGGTGCTCTGGTCGCCGGGGTACTTCTCCATCGCGGTCCGGGCCGCGCCGCTGACGCTCATCGCCTCCACCGAGGATTGGCACACCCTCATGGCGCTCGACGCCGAGGCCGCGTTCACGACCGAGCGTGACCGACTGCAGCGCCTCATCCGACAGGCCGATCCCCGCGCCCGCGCCGGCATTGGCGCCGAGTTGGTGCTCGCCGCCGATCAGTTCATCGTCGTGCCCGCGGGACGCGTGCGTGACACCGCGCGCGCGCGCGCCGCCGGCGACGAGTTGCGCAGCGTGATCGCCGGCTACCACTGGTTCACCGACTGGGGCCGCGACACCATGATCAGCCTCGAAGGGCTCACGCTCGTTACCGGACGGCACCAGGAGGCCGCCTGGATCCTGCGCGCGTTCGCCGCCTACGTGCGCGACGGTCTCATCCCGAACCTCTTCCCCGAGGGGCGAAATGACGGGCTCTACCACACTGCCGATGCCACGCTCTGGTTTTTCCATGCCATCGACCGCTACACGCGCGTCACCGGCGAGCGGAACACGCTCCAATCGCTCCTCCCGCTGCTGCGCCAGATCGTTGACCACCATTTCCGCGGCACGCGCTACGGCATCCGCGTCGACCCGACCGACGGCCTCCTCATCCAGGGCGCGGAAGGATATCAGCTGACGTGGATGGACGCCAAAGTCGGAGACTGGGTCGTGACGCCCCGTCGCGGGAAGGCGGTTGAAATCAATGCACTCTGGTACAACGCGCTGCGCCTGCTTCAGGGCTGGCTCCACGCAGAGGACGAGCCGGCCGCCGCCGAACTCCGCGCGCAGGCGGATCGGGCCCGGCAATCCTTCAACCAGCGTTTCTGGAATCCGGCGACCGAGTGTCTCTTCGACGTGATCGACGGAGAGCACGGTGACGATCCGGCGATCCGGCCCAACCAGCTGCTCTCGATCTCCCTGCCCAACGCCGTGCTCGACCGCAGCCGCTGGCCGGCAGTGCTGGCGATGGCGGAGCGCGAGCTGGTGACGCCGGTTGGCCTGCGTTCGCTCAGCCCGAAGCACAAGGACTACAGGCCGAAGTACTCGGGCGACCTTCGCTCGCGGGACGCCGCGTACCACCAGGGGACGGTCTGGGCCTGGCTGATCGGGCCGTTCATCGATGCGTGGCTCAAGCTGCACCCCGACGATGCGGCGGGTGCGCGGCGCTTCCTCGAAGGCTTCGCACCGCACCTAGCCGAGGCGTGCGTCGGCTCCGTCAGCGAGATCTTCGACGCGGAGCCCCCGTTCGACGCACGGGGCTGCATCGCACAGGCATGGAGCGTGGCGGAAGTCCTGCGTACGTTTGTCCTGACGGCGCCCACTGGGGGCAGCCCCCCCCGGCCATGA
- the treZ gene encoding malto-oligosyltrehalose trehalohydrolase, with amino-acid sequence MNSTGAQARDGEPPRPASPRREAAASATARPSAAPSRRLPIGAEPLPGGGVHFRVWAPAVISVAVERLDDAGGISGITALQPEAGGYFSGIVADAQPGTRYRFRLPQGSFPDPASRFQPDGPHGPSEVVDPDFPWSDDEWRGRPAAELVLYELHLGTFTTAGTWSATMAELPELARLGITALEIMPIAEFPGTFGWGYDGVDLFAPTRLYGRPEDARRFVARAHELGLMVILDVVYNHFGPDGCYLREFAPQYFSTKYQCEWGDPLNFEGDHAKPVREFFLANARYWIDEFHFDGLRLDATQQIFDASPVSILAEIPAAVRAAAPHRQTFVVGENEPQHARLARPPARQGFGFDAVWNDDFHHSAIAAAVGKREAYYLDYRGAPQEFVSAAKYGFLFQGQWNQWQQKRRGTPALDLAPARFVTFLQNHDQIANSLRGLRLHQLTSPAIHRALTALLLLSPSIPMLFQGQEFGASTPFLYFAEHHPALASLVAGGRRRFLEQFRTIAAADAAGSLAEPHAPETFRRSQLNLQERETHRPTYLLHQDLLRLRREDPVVRDPRGLDGAVLGARAFLLRYFAADGRDRLLLVNLGGDLTLRAAPEPLLAPVDNLGWEVAWSSENPAYGGLGTPALETTAGWIIPGPGVYLLSPHPNCEPARAKLSEED; translated from the coding sequence ATGAACTCCACGGGAGCGCAGGCTCGTGACGGAGAACCGCCCCGCCCCGCTTCGCCTCGGCGCGAAGCCGCGGCGTCGGCCACCGCACGCCCGTCGGCGGCGCCTTCGCGTCGGCTCCCTATCGGCGCGGAGCCGCTGCCGGGCGGCGGCGTGCATTTCCGCGTGTGGGCGCCGGCGGTCATCTCGGTCGCGGTGGAACGCCTGGACGATGCCGGCGGCATCAGCGGCATCACCGCGCTCCAACCCGAGGCAGGCGGTTACTTTTCGGGCATCGTGGCCGACGCGCAGCCCGGCACGCGCTATCGGTTCCGACTCCCGCAGGGCAGCTTTCCCGACCCCGCCTCACGTTTCCAACCGGACGGGCCGCATGGTCCATCGGAGGTCGTCGATCCCGACTTCCCGTGGAGCGACGACGAATGGCGCGGCCGGCCCGCCGCCGAGTTGGTGCTGTATGAGCTGCATCTTGGGACATTCACGACCGCGGGTACCTGGAGCGCAACGATGGCCGAGCTCCCGGAGCTGGCGCGACTCGGCATCACCGCCCTGGAGATCATGCCGATCGCGGAGTTTCCGGGCACGTTCGGCTGGGGTTACGACGGCGTGGACCTGTTTGCCCCCACCCGGCTCTACGGGCGGCCGGAGGACGCGAGACGGTTCGTCGCGCGCGCGCACGAGCTCGGGCTCATGGTCATCCTCGACGTCGTCTACAATCACTTCGGCCCCGACGGCTGCTACCTGCGGGAGTTTGCGCCGCAGTACTTCAGCACGAAGTACCAATGCGAATGGGGCGACCCGCTGAACTTCGAGGGCGACCACGCCAAGCCGGTCCGCGAGTTCTTCCTGGCCAACGCCCGCTACTGGATTGACGAGTTCCACTTCGACGGGCTGCGGCTCGATGCCACGCAGCAGATTTTCGACGCCTCGCCGGTCTCGATCCTGGCGGAGATTCCGGCGGCCGTCCGCGCCGCGGCGCCGCACCGGCAGACGTTCGTCGTCGGCGAAAACGAACCCCAGCACGCGCGGCTCGCGCGGCCGCCCGCCCGTCAGGGCTTCGGCTTCGACGCGGTGTGGAACGACGATTTTCACCACAGCGCGATCGCCGCGGCCGTCGGCAAGCGTGAGGCGTACTACCTTGATTACCGCGGCGCGCCCCAGGAATTCGTCTCCGCCGCCAAGTATGGCTTCCTGTTCCAGGGCCAGTGGAACCAATGGCAGCAGAAGCGGCGCGGCACCCCGGCGCTCGATCTCGCGCCCGCGCGCTTCGTGACGTTCCTGCAGAACCACGACCAGATCGCGAACTCCCTGCGCGGGCTCCGGCTGCACCAACTCACCAGCCCCGCGATTCACCGCGCCCTGACCGCGCTGCTCCTGCTCTCGCCATCGATTCCCATGCTCTTCCAGGGCCAGGAATTCGGCGCCTCCACGCCGTTCCTCTATTTCGCGGAGCACCATCCCGCACTCGCCTCCCTCGTCGCTGGCGGCCGCCGCAGGTTTCTCGAACAGTTCCGCACCATCGCCGCCGCCGACGCCGCCGGCTCCCTCGCCGAGCCGCACGCGCCCGAAACCTTCCGCCGTTCGCAGCTCAACCTGCAGGAGCGCGAAACCCACCGGCCCACGTACCTCCTCCACCAAGACCTGCTCCGCCTGCGGCGTGAGGACCCGGTGGTGCGCGATCCGCGCGGCCTCGACGGGGCCGTGCTCGGCGCCCGCGCCTTCCTGCTCCGCTACTTCGCCGCCGACGGCCGCGACCGGCTCCTGCTGGTCAACCTCGGAGGCGACCTCACGCTCCGCGCCGCGCCCGAACCGCTGTTGGCCCCGGTGGACAACCTCGGCTGGGAGGTCGCGTGGTCGAGCGAGAATCCAGCCTATGGTGGTCTCGGCACGCCTGCCCTCGAAACCACCGCCGGTTGGATCATTCCCGGCCCCGGCGTCTACCTCTTGTCCCCGCATCCGAACTGTGAACCCGCCCGCGCCAAACTTAGTGAGGAGGATTGA
- a CDS encoding sugar phosphate isomerase/epimerase family protein: protein MLIGAMNNPGEALEREIAWMAELHLDFIDLTLEPPAAATWKLRSVDVAARLRDANLGVIGHTAFYLPIASSFPSLRQAAIDELKRAAEFFAQLGARWMNIHPDGHAPFIEEGTIVRRNIESLAEVAAFTEPLGLGIMLENVPGRFNSVTQLAPIFAGVPGLGLHLDIGHSNLSVVQNTAPELIHYFAGRLAHVHLHDNRGGHADLHLALGMGDIDLAALVRVLRGSGYDNTITLEVFARDRHFLEYSRDRLRDLWGAAA, encoded by the coding sequence ATGCTTATCGGTGCCATGAACAACCCGGGGGAGGCGTTGGAACGCGAGATCGCATGGATGGCGGAGCTGCACCTCGACTTCATCGATCTCACGCTGGAGCCCCCGGCGGCCGCCACCTGGAAACTGCGGTCGGTCGACGTCGCCGCCCGCTTGCGCGACGCGAACCTCGGGGTCATCGGCCACACCGCCTTCTACCTGCCCATTGCGTCCTCGTTCCCCAGCCTGCGGCAGGCCGCCATCGATGAACTCAAGCGTGCGGCCGAGTTCTTCGCTCAGCTCGGCGCCCGTTGGATGAACATCCACCCCGACGGCCACGCGCCCTTCATCGAGGAAGGGACGATCGTCCGGCGAAACATCGAATCCCTTGCCGAGGTTGCCGCGTTCACCGAGCCGCTCGGCCTCGGGATCATGCTCGAGAACGTGCCGGGGCGGTTCAACTCGGTCACCCAACTCGCGCCGATCTTCGCCGGCGTGCCCGGGCTGGGGCTCCATCTCGACATCGGCCACAGCAACCTCTCGGTCGTGCAGAACACCGCGCCGGAACTCATCCACTACTTTGCCGGCCGCCTGGCCCATGTGCATCTCCACGACAACCGCGGTGGCCACGCGGACCTCCATCTCGCACTCGGCATGGGCGACATCGACCTGGCCGCGCTGGTGCGCGTGCTGCGCGGGAGCGGTTACGACAACACCATCACGCTCGAGGTCTTCGCGCGCGACCGGCACTTCCTGGAATACAGCCGCGATCGATTGCGCGATCTCTGGGGCGCGGCCGCCTAG
- a CDS encoding STAS domain-containing protein gives MSAIQAPTAVPSSGDVPTPRLAAGAALTIYTVEAFGAACRIELQRHPALVIDLGAVTQCDTLGVQVLCAAMRSAWARGRLLRLAEPSPAVRRAAAAVACERILFSEGQS, from the coding sequence ATGAGCGCGATTCAGGCCCCCACTGCCGTCCCATCTTCCGGCGACGTCCCGACACCGCGGCTGGCCGCGGGAGCGGCGTTGACCATCTACACCGTCGAGGCCTTTGGCGCGGCGTGTCGGATCGAACTCCAGCGGCATCCCGCGCTGGTGATCGATCTCGGCGCCGTGACCCAGTGCGACACCCTCGGCGTGCAGGTGCTTTGCGCCGCCATGCGCAGCGCGTGGGCGCGCGGGCGCCTGCTCCGGCTCGCGGAACCGTCCCCGGCCGTGCGGCGCGCGGCGGCGGCGGTCGCGTGCGAGCGGATCCTCTTCTCGGAGGGGCAGTCATGA
- a CDS encoding response regulator — translation MSRTILTVDDSASVRQMVALTLKRAGYAVVEACDGRDALDKLAVTPADMVVADLNMPRLDGIELIRQLRQDPRFRFIPIIMLTTESEAAKKQAGREAGATGWIVKPFTPEQLVAVVAKVLR, via the coding sequence ATGAGCCGCACGATTCTCACGGTTGATGACTCGGCGAGCGTTCGGCAAATGGTGGCGCTGACCCTGAAGCGCGCCGGTTATGCGGTCGTAGAGGCCTGTGATGGCCGCGATGCGCTCGACAAATTGGCGGTGACGCCGGCCGACATGGTGGTGGCCGATCTCAATATGCCGCGACTCGATGGCATCGAACTCATCCGCCAGCTCCGCCAGGACCCGCGGTTCCGCTTCATCCCGATCATCATGCTCACGACCGAGAGCGAGGCGGCCAAGAAGCAGGCCGGTCGTGAGGCCGGTGCGACCGGCTGGATCGTGAAACCCTTCACCCCTGAGCAACTGGTGGCCGTCGTGGCCAAAGTGCTGCGCTGA